GCTGGTACGCGACCACGGCCTTGTTCAAGTGGCTGCTGGCCGCCGGCAAAACGTTTTACTGCCCGCTGAAAAGCAACCGCCTCGTCGACGATTCCGGCGGCCAGCAGCCCTATCAGCCCGTGAGCTGCCTGTCTTGGTCGGCCGCAGAGGTGGAAGTCGGAAAAATCTTGAAAGTGAAGGGCATGCCCAAGGACTGCAAACTGAAACTTTTCCGCGTACTGGTGTCCCCCCACCGGACGGACTACCTCCTCCCCAACGAGGTCGAGCCCTTGAACACGGCCGCTGCCGAACACGAAAGCAGCGTCCGCTGGACGATTGAGCAGTTTCACCGCGAACTCAAGCAACTCACCGGCGTGCAAGCCTGCCAGTGCCGGCTGGCCCGCAGCCAGCGCAACCATAGTGCCCTGGCTATGCGGGCCTGGACCCGCCTCAAACAAGCTGCCTACCAGACCCAAAAGACCGTTTATCAACTTAAACAAGGGTTTTTGGATGCGTATATGCGCCATGAATTAATGCAGCCAACGCTGGCTTTTGCGTAAGTCCTAATTATATAATTCAATATTTAGTCGTTCTTGTGCGCTTGAATATTTATCCTTCCTGCAATGAGAAAACTGCTACTGCAAACGCTAGCAGCCGGGGCCCTATTGGCCGCTTGTCCGCCCTCCCCCACGCTGGCGCAAAAAGCCAAACCGGCCTCAAACAGGGCCCCCACCACTGCCGCGCCGCCCGCCGCGTCGGCGCCGCTGGGGGCCCTGTTTGAGGCGTATTGGGAAGATCAGGCCCGGCTGTTTCCGCTGGCGGCCACGGCGCAGGGCGACAACCGCTACAACGACCAACTGCCCAACGACCGGACCCGCGCCTTTCGCCAGCAGCAAAGGCAGTCGTACGGCCAATACCTGGCGGCACTACACCGGATGGACCGGACCCGGCTTTCGGCCGACGACCGGGTGAGCTACGACATCTTTGACTACTTGCTGACGGACCAGCTGGAGACGCTGCAGCAGAACCGGTGGCTGATGCCCTTCGCTCAGTACTACAGCCTGCCCACAACCCTGCCCCTGCTGGGTGCGGGCACGGGCGCGCAGCCCTTCAAAACGGTGCCGGACTACGACCACTGGCTGGGCCGGGTGCACGGCTTCCCGGGCTGGGCCGATTCGGCCATTGCCAACTTTCGGCAGGGCGTGAAGGCCGGCGTAGTGCTGCCCAAGGCGTTGGTCGAGAAAATCATTCCACAACTGGAAGCCTTGGTCGTAGCCGACCCGACCAAGAGCCTGTTCTACGGGCCCATCACCACGCTTCCCGCCAGCTTTTCGGAAGCCGATAAAGCCCGCCTGACGACCGCCTACCAGCAGGCCATCCGCACCGAACTGACGCCTACTTACCAGAAGCTGGCGCAGTTTCTGAAAACGGAGTACCTGCCGAAGGCCCGCGCCACGGCCGGCCTGAATGCCCTGCCCAGCGGGGCGCAGGCGTACCGCTACCTCGTCCGCTCCCATACCACGACCGAGAAAACGCCGGACGAAATCTACCAGACCGGCCTGCGCGAAGTCCAGCGCATCCAGGCGGAGATAGGCGCCGTCAAAATCCAAGTGGGCTTTCCCGGCGACCTGCCCGCCTTCTTCGCTTACATGAAGAACGAGCCGAAGTTTCGGCCCTTCAAAACGCAGCAGGACGTGCTGGCCGCCTACGAAGCGGTTCACCAGCGCATGGCTCCTAGCCTAAGCAAGCTGTTTGGCCGCACGCCTAAAACGCCGTTTGAAGTGCGCCCGGTGGAGGCCTTCCGCGCTGCATCGGCCAGCGCCGATTATTTCCCCGGCGCGCCCGATGGCTCGCGCCCTGGTATCTTCTACGTGCCCATTCTCGACGCCACGCAGTACAACACCGTGGCCGCCCCGGCGCTGGAGTCGCTGTTTCTGCACGAGGCCATCCCGGGGCATCACTACCAGTTTTCGCTCCAACTAGAAAACACCGCCTTACCGCAGTTCCGCCGCACGCCGTCGTACGGCGCCTTTGGCGAGGGCTGGGGGCTGTACTGCGAAACCTTGGGCAAGGAACTGGGGCTCTACACCGACCCGTACCAGTACGCCGGCGCGTTGGGCGGCGAACTGCACCGGGCCCTGCGGCTGGTAGTCGATGTGGGCCTGCACACGGGCAGACTGACGCGCGAGCAGGCCATTCAGTACCTGATGGGCAACGAGCTCATCAGCGAACAGGGGGCCACGGCCGAAGTGGAGCGCTACATGGCGTGGCCCGGCCAAGCTCTTAGCTACAAGATAGGGCAGCTGAAGATTACGGAGTTGCGCGCCCGCTACGAAAAGCAGCTGGGGCCCAAATTCAACCTGCGCGCTTTTCATGACGAAATCCTGGCCGGCGGGGCCATGCCGCTGGCCGTGCTGGAAAAAAAGATGGACGCCTGGGCCGCCCGCCAGCGCTAAAGACTCGCGGTTGGCCGGCCCGTTCGTCTGGTTGATAAGTACTGAAACCAAATTACTTCCCCACTTTTTCCTCCCTTTATGCACCGATTGTCTTTACTCCTTTGGGCCCTGGCCTTACTGACCGCCGGGCCGGCCCTGGCCCAAACTGCCCCTATCCCCACCGCGCCCCTCGACTTGGCCGCTGTGGACGCCGTAGTGGCCCGCACCCTCAAAGCCTTCGACGTGCCCGGCATCGCCGTGGCCGTAGTGAAAGATGGGCAGGTGGTGATGGCCAAAGGCTACGGTGTGCGCTCACTGGCCACCAAAGCGCCGGTCAATGCTAATACGCTGTTCGGCATTGGCTCGAATACCAAAGCCTTTACCACAGCCGCGCTGGGCTTGCTGGTGGACGAAGGCAAGCTGCGCTGGGACGACAAGGTGACGGACTACATTCCCGAGTTCAAGATGTACGATCCCTACGTGACGGCCGAGTTCACGGTGCGCGACCTATTGTGCCACCGCAGCGGAATGGGCCGGGGCGCCGGTGATTTGATGCGGTATCCGGATTCAACCAATTTCACCATCAACGACCTGATTCACAACCTGCGCTACTTCCGGCCGGTCACGTCGTTTCGCAGCCAGTACGCCTACGACAACAGCCTGTACCTGGTGGCCGGCGAAGTGGTGGCGCGGGTGGCGAAACAGCCCTGGACCACATTTGTGGAAACCCGCTTGCTACAGCCCTTGGGCATGCGGCGCAGTGCCACCAGCTTTTCCCGCCTGTCGGACCAGACTAATGTCGCGGACGCGCATGCCCAAGTGGACGGCCGGGTGCAGGTGGTACGCCGATATCTGGGCTCGACGGCCGACCGGCCATGTTCAGCGCCGGCGGCATCTACAGCAGTGTAGCCGACCTGAGCAAGTGGGCGCTGATGCTGCTTGGGGGCCCCGGTGCCCCGGCACCGCTGCTGAAGCCTACCACGCTGCGCGAATTGTGGACACCGCAGACTATTCGGCCCGTCAGCCCGGCCCCTTCGCCCTACAACACGCACTTCGCCGCCTATGGGCTGGGCTGAGGTCTGCGCGATGTACGGGGCTACCAGGAAGTATCGCACCCCGGCGCCACCACGGGCATGGTGACCAAAGTCACTCTGCTGCCGGAGCTGCACCTGGGTATCATCGTGCTTGCCAACCAAGAAAACGGCGCTGGCTGCACGGCCATTACCAATTTTGTCGAAGACTATTACCTGGGCGTGAGCGGCCTCGACCGCGTGCAAGAAGCCGTGGACGACATGAAAACCTGGGCCAACGGTGCCGACCAAGCCACCGTTGCTGCTTTCAAGCAGGTGGCCGCCGCCCAAAAGGCCGCGCCCGAAAAGCCGGATTACACGGCTTACGTCGGCCGCTACCAAGATGCCTGGCTCGGCGACGTGCGGGTCTTCGCTCAAGACAACCAGCTCTGGTTCAAATCTCAACGCTCCCCCCGCTTGGTGGGCCAGCTGCTACCCTACCGCGGCGATACCTACGTGTTGCGCTGGCGTGACCGCACCTTTACCCTCCATCCCGACGTGTACGCCGCTTTCACGCTCGATGCGCAAGGCCAGGCCGCCAGCCTCAAACTGACGCCCATTTCGAAGCTTCTTGACTTTAGCTACGACTTCCAGGACCTGGACTTGCAGCGCGTAGAGTAGCGGGTAGCGTAGCCGCGGCAAGACGGCGGTCAATTTCAGGAAAGCTCCGGCCTCGGGGCTTTCCTTTTGCCAACCAATACCGGAGCCGCCGCCCGGACCAACCGCGCAACTTTTCGCCTTCCAATTAAGGCCAACTTTTAGTTTGTTTTCCGCCCAGTTTATGCCCCAATACGTACCGCGCCTCGTGGCCGTCGCCACGCTTTTTAGTATCACCGCGGCCGTGGCCCAGCCGCAGCCTAGCCTCACGGCGCAGGACTATGCCCGCGCCGAGCGGTTTGTGGGCTACAACACCCTGCCGCTGGTCGACCTCAGTATGGGCGCGCCTACCTGGCTGGCGGGCGACCGGTTCTGGTACCGGGTGCTCACGCCGCAGGGCAGCGAGTTTATCCTGGTAGACCCGGCCCGGAAGACCAAAACCGCTGTTTTCGACCCGGCCAAACTGGCGGCGGCGCTGGGCACGGCCAGCGGCAAAAGCTACGCGGCTGCCCGCCTGCCGTTTCGCACGTTCACGTTTTCGGCCGGTGAAAAGCAGGTGTTGTTCGCGGCCGGGGTAGGAGCTGGCGCTACGAAACGGCCAGCGGGTTGGTAAGGGCTGACTCCATTCCGGCCCCCAGCGCCAGCGCCACGGCCAGGGCCCAAAACGAAGTCGCCTCGCCCGACGGCCGACGGGTGGCGTTTTTGCGAGATTACAACTTGTGGGTGCGCGATACCAAAACCAAGGCCGAAACTGCCCTGACTACGGACGGCATTAAAGACTACGGCTACGCTACCGATAATTCCGGCTACGCGACCACCGACAAGCCGGTGCTGCTGTGGTCGCCCGATTCGCGCAAAATCGCCACCTTCCGGCAGGACCAGCGCCAGGTAAGCGACATGTACCTGGTGACGACCAACGTGGGCCATCCCACGCTGAAAGCCTGGAAGTATCCCCTACCCGGTGATAAGGAGGTGATTGCCATCGAACGGGTCATCCTGGAGGTGGACCAGCCGAAAGTAATCAAGCTGGAACTGGCGCCCGACCCCCGCCTCAGCTCGGGCTGCTTAAACCTATCCTGTGAAGGAAGGGGCATGGGCGATGTAGACTGGAGCCCAGATGCCACTCAACTAGCCTTTGTATCGAGCTCGCGCGACCGCAAACAGGTGAACTTCCGCGTGGCCGACGCCGCTACTGGCCGCGTGCGGGAAGTCTTTTCCGAAACGGTGGCGACGTTTTTTGAATCGGGCCGCGAAGCCATGAACTGGCACTACCTGCCCAAGACCAACGAAGTCATCTGGTGCTCGCCCCGCGACAACTGGAGGCACTTTTACCTCTACGATGCCACCACCGGCAAACTCAAGCGCCAGATTACCAAAGGGAGCTGGGCGGTAAGGGAACTGGTGCGGGTGGACGAGAAAGCCCGCCAGCTCTACTTTCTGGCGGGGGGCCGGGAGCCGGGCAATCCCTATTTCACTTACCTGTACCGCATTGGGATGGACGGTCAGCACCTCACCCTGCTCACGCCGGAGGCCGGCCACCATTTGGTCACATTCGCGCCCTCCGGCCGTTATTTTATCGATAGCTATTCGCAGCACTACCAGCCGCCCGTGAGCCAGTTGCGCACGGCCACCGGCAAGGTGGTGCTGCCACTGGAAAAAACCGACATCTCGCGGCTCCTCGCCACCGGCTGGAAGCCGCCCACGGCCATTATCACCAAGGCGCAGGACGAGCAATTCGACCTTTATGGCCTGATGTACACGCCCACCAACTTAGACCCGACCAAGAAGTACCCGGTTATCAACTACATCTACCCAGGGCCCCAGACCGGCCCTCTATCGGCAAACACGGGAGTCGGCTGGTCGTTTACGGCGGCGCGGCTCGACCACCAGGCGCTGGCCGAACTGGGCTTTGTGGTGGTGGTGATTGAAGGCAGCTGCAACCCGTTTCGCTCCAAAAGCTTTCAGGACGCCTGCTACGGCAATATCGCCGAAAATACCCTGTCTGACCAAGTGACCGGCCTGCGGCAGCTGGCGCAGCGCTACCCCTATCTCGACCTGAATCGGGTGGGCGTTTGGGGCCATTCCGGCGGCGGGTACGCGGCCGCGGCGGCCATGTTCCGCTACCCCGATTTCTACAAAGTGGGCATCTCCGAATCGGGTGACCATGACGCGCGCGGCTACATAAGTGGCTGGGGCGAGCTCTACATCGGCTTGCTCGCACCGCAGGCCGATGGCACATCTAACTACACCTCGCAGGCCAACGCGCCTTTTGCTAAAAACCTCAAGGGCAAGCTGCTGCTGGCCCATGGCCTGCTGGACAATAACGTGCCGCCCTACAACACGATGCTGGTAGTGGACGCCTTAATCAAAGCGAATAAAACCTTTGACCTGGTCGTGTTTCCGCAGGCGCCGCACGCCTACGGCCCCGATGCGCCCTACATGACGCGCCGCCGCTGGGACTACTTCGTGCAGCACCTGGCCGGGGCCCTACCCCCGCCCGACTATGAAATGAAGCCGATGACTGACCCACGCGACGCGGGGCAGTAAGGCGCGCCTGGCTGGGGCAGCGCACGACGCGGGCCACTTTTCACGACGCCACCGTAATCCAACTTTTCTTTTTTATGAAACAAGCCGTAGCCCTTCTTCTTTTTTGCATGGCTCTTTTGCCTGGTCTTTATTCAGAGGCACAAGGGGCAAAAAGTCCGCTTAGCAAAGCCGCCGTAGACACGGCTTTCCTGCTGCCAGTCAACGGGGTGAAGCAATACCTGGAGATTAAGGGCGCCTCCGCAACGAAGCCCGTTTTGCTGTTTATCCACGGGGGCCCTTCCTGGCCGGCTACGCCCATGAACCGCAAGTACAACCAGAACCTCGCCAACGACTTCATTTTTGTGTCGTGGGACCAGCGCAACTGCGGCAAGTCGCAGACCGACACGACGGTAGTGCTAACGCCGGGGCTGTATGTGGAAGACGCCCATGTGGTGACGCAGTTCCTAAAGAAGCAGTACCACCGGAACAAAATATTCGTCGTTGGCCACAGCTGGGGCAGTCTTATCGGGGTGAACCTCGTGCAGAAGTACCCGCAGGACTACGCGGCCTACATCGGGATGGGGCAGCTGGTGAACCCGGGCAAGTCGGAAATGCTGGCCAGAAACCACGTGGTGCAGCAGGCCACGCTGCGGAAGGACACCGCAACCCTGGCAGCGCTGGCCAAAATCCCATTTTCGGAGGCAGGAGGCTATCCAAACGGCTTGGCTGGCCTGTCGCAATTTCGGATGGTTTCCGATAAGTATCTCGCCAGTAGCGAGGTGGCCGAGCTGCCAAATCCAATGACGCTGTACCCCGATTATAAGGCCCTGGACTGGATGACCCCGGTACTGCGGACGTACAAGCTGCTGAGTAGCTACATGGATGGAGGAAAAACGAATTTGCTGAAGCAGAACACCTTTCAGCTGCCCGTGTACCTCCTCGTGGGTAAGTATGACTACACGACTTCCGCAGAGCTGGCGCAGCAGTATTTCACTGCCATCAAGGCGCCGAAGAAAAAGATGTTCCTGTTTGAGCACAGTGGGCATCAACCGAGTTGGGAAGAGCCCGCGCTTTTTCGCACGCGCCTGCTGCAAATCGCGGCCGCCAACAAAACCAATTAAAGGCGGCTAACGCCCCGGGGCCCCGGCAGCCGAGCGGGCCCGCCGCAGCTAGCCTATCGGCCCGAACCTTCGCGCTGGCGCGGCGCGGCGTGTACCTTCCGCTCCACTTTACAGGCACGACATGCGCAGCATTTTTGAAGTAGCCGTGGCTTTTTGCGGGCTAAGCCTGGGGGCCGCGCCCGCGGGGCAGGCCCAGAGCCGGACCGCCGCCGGGGCCCCGGCGGCCCAGCCAGCCGGTGGAGGCAGCTGGGCCGCGCTGGCGGCCGAGGCCGGGCGCATGGGCAAGCCCGCGTGGCGGCCCATGCTGAGCTACGTGGCGGCCCTGCACCAGCGGGCTACCCATCCGGCCGCCCCGCCTTTCGACTACGAGTGGGAGGATTTGGGCCCCGGCTACGTGTACGGCAACGCCTTCGGGCACTGGGACGTGGTGCACGAAACCATCGACGTGCTGCCCGCCTACCCCGAGCACACGCTGCACCAGCTGCTAAACGATATTAAGAACCAAGAGCCTACGGGGTTGCTGCCGGGCTCCATCTACATGCCGGGCGGGCTGGCCCGGCACGACTCGGTGTACTGGAACCATAACACCCAGGGGCACCCGCCGCTGTGGCCCGTGGCCGTGCGGGACTACGTGCGCACGACCGGCGATAGTGCCATCGTCGGCCGCTTCTACACCCCGCTGGTGCGGCCGATTTCCTGGTTTGAAAACAACCGCCAAGCGGTGAACGGCGGCTTTTTCTACAACGATATTTTGCTGAAGAAGTGGGAAAGCGGCGTCGACGAAGGCATTCGGTTCGACGACGTGGCCAAGGGGGCCCTGGCTTGCGTGGACGCCACCAGCCACGTGTACCAGCTTTACCGCATTGCGGGGCAGTGGGCCCAGCAGCTGGGGCTGGACGCCACGTACTACGAGCGGCGCGCGGGCGAGCTGCGGGCCTTCATCCAGACGAAGCTGTACGTACCGGCCGAGGGCATGTTCTACGACAGCTGGGCCGTGCAGGACGCCACCCTGCGCAACCTGCCCTTCGAGAGCATGTGGCCCCTGGTAACCGGCGCGGCCACGCCCGAGCAGGCCAACCGCTACATTGACCGCTACTTGCTGAACCCGCAGGTATTTCTCACCGAGCACCCCATTGCCACCGTGGGCCGCCGCAACCCCGAGTTCGAGCTGCGCATGTGGCGCGGTCCGGCCTGGAACAGCATGGCCTACTGGGCCGCCCGCGCCTGCCTCAACTACGGCCGCAAAGATGCCGCCCGGCTAATTCTGGAAAAAGCGCTGGACGACTCGGCCAAGCAGTTCCGCCGCACGGGCACCATTTGGGAGTTTTACCACCCGCTGGGCGGGCACCCCGAAACCGTGCAGCGCAAGCCCAACACCAAGTACAATGCCCCCTGCCGCGACTACCTGGGCCACAACCCCCTGCTAGCCATGGCCCGCCTCTACGATTCCATCCGCTAGCCCACCCCTGCATGTTCCGTCCCGCCGCGCCTGCCGCGCCCGCTGCTTTTCCCAAGTCGGTCCCCTTCATCATCGGCAGCGAGGTGGCCGAGCGCTTCAGCTACTACGGGATGCTGACCATCCTGCCCACGTTTCTGGTGGCCGGGTTCTTCAACCCTACGCACAACGCGGCCCTGCTGCCAGGGGCCGAGGCGCAGGCCAACGAGCTGGTGCATTCGTTCGCGGCGCTGGGCTACGCGCTGCCGGTGCTGGGGGCCCTGCTGGCCGACTGGGTGCTGGGCAAGTACCGCGTGATTCTGTATTTGTCGATTTTGTACTGCGGCGGGCACGCGCTGCTGGCCGCATTCAGCGACGATTTGGCCAGCTTCCGGCTGGGGCTGCTGGTGGTGGCCGTGGGCATGGGCGGCATCAAGTCGAGCGTGTCGGCCAACCTGGGCGACCAGTTTACCCAGGCCAACGCCTCCCTCCTACCCAAGGCCTACGGCTGGTTTCAGATGAGCATCGACGTGGGCGCGGCGCTGGCCACCGTGATTACGCCGCTGCTCTACAAGCACTTCGGGCCCGCCGTGGCCTTTGGCGTGCCGGGCTTGCTGATGGCCACGGCCGCCCTCACCTTCTGGCTGGGCCGGCGGCGCTACGTGCGCGTGCCGCCCATCGGCTTTCGGGCCGGGCTGCGCCAGACCCTGGGGCCCGGGGAGGGCCGGGCGGCCCTGCGGCGCATCCTCACTGTGTTTGCCTTTGTGCCGGCGCTGTGGATGCTGAACGAGCAAAGCTCCTCGGAGTGGGTGTTGCAGGCCACGCACCTCAACCGCGAGCTGTGGCCGGGCTTCGCGCCGCTGGCCGAGCAGCTGCAAGTGGTGGGCATCGTGTTCGGTATTTTGCTGAACCCGCTGCTGACGTACGGCATCTACCCCGCGCTGGGCCGGCGCGGGGTGCGGCTCTCGCCGCTGCGGCGCATGGGCGCGGGCATGGTGATTGCGACGCTGGCGGAGCTGGTTATTGGCGGGGTGCAGCGCAGCCTGGCGGCGGGCGGGCATCCTTCGGCATGGTGGCAGGTGCTGGCGTACTGCGTGAACACCACGGGCGTCATCATGGTGGCCATCACGGGGCTGGAATACGCGTACACCCACGCGCCCAAGGCCATGAAAAGCCTCACCACGGCGCTGTGGGTGCTCACCATCGCGGCCGCCAACTTTGGGCTGAGCCTGCTCAACGGCAGCATTGCGCGGGGCGGCTGGCTGGCGGGCTTGCAGGGGGCCAACTTCTACTGGTTTTTCGTGGGCCTGATGGCCGTGAACGTGACGCTGTTTGCGCTAGTAGCTTCGCGGCTGAAGGAAAAAGTGTACGTAGCCGCCGAACCAGCGGTACCGCTGCCTACCTGAAAACCCTATATTTTCCTCCATGAAGCCATTGGTTCCTACCCTTTAGCTGCGCGGCTACATGCGCTGGGGCACCCGGCGGCCGGGGGCTTTTCTAGCCCGTAGCAGTACTGTACTTACGCAGTTGCTTGCGCAGCCCTCGGGGGCCCCGTCCGTAACCGCCGCGCCCACTAGCGTGCAGCACATACGCCGGGGCCCTGGCGGTGTCACGCTACACGGCTGCCGGCGAGCCTGCCAACGCGGCCAAAAAGGCGCACAGCAACGACGCTCGAGGTGGGTGCTGGCACTGCCCAAAGGCAGCCCAGGCGGCGCTAGGCTCGGCACCCCAACGGGTGAGGTCGTCGCTATGAAAGCAAGGACAATAGTAGCGCAATGGCCACGGGGGCCCTATCTTGACCCTGCAAAATACTAATTCATCTTTCCTCCTTCATGAAAAAAATATTCCGTACTACTGCATCAGTGGTGCTGGCGGGCGTGGCGCTCTGGGCCCCGTTCGGCGCCACCGCCCAGAAGAAACCTGCGGCCGCCAAAGCGGCCAATGCCGAAAGCGCCATCCACGAGGCCGACATCAAGCGCGACTTGTTTGCCCTGGCCGGCGACCACTACCGGGGCCGCGAGGGCGGCACCCTGGACGAGCTGAAGGCCAGCGTGTGGCTCGTCGACCAGATCCGGGCCACCGGCATGCTGCCGGCCGGCGACGACGGCACTTACTTCCAGTGGTTCAACCTGCAACGCACCCGCCTAAGCAAGAGCAGCACGCTGCGCATTGGCACCCACGAGATTAAGCTAGACAAAGAGGGCTCGGTGGTGGCCCCGACCAACGCCAGCATCAATGCCCCGCTGGTGTACGTAGGCACTGGCTCGCCCGCTGAGCTAGCCAAGGTCGACATCAAGGGCAAGGCCGTGGCGGTGCAGATTGCCGGGGCCCCTACCGACGGCATCAGCTACCGGCGCTACGTGTTCGGCAAGTTCGGCGGGCAGGCGGGCGAGCTGGTGAAGGCCGGCGCGGTGGCCGTGGTGTTCGTGTCGGACGCGGCCTCGCAGGCCGTTTACGACCATTGGAGCCACGTCTTTGAACGGGGCCGCTACAGCCTGCCCGGCGCGGCCAGCACCAAAGTGGTGAGCACGCCGCCCGTGGTGTGGCTGCCCGCCAGCGCCGCCGCCTGGGTGCAGCAGGCCGGCCAGCAGTTCAGCACCGAGCTGAAGGTGGAGAGCTTCCAGTACCCGTCTGTGAACCTCGTGGCCAAGATGCCCGGCACCGACGCCCAGCTGAAAAAAGAGTACGTCCTCTTCAGCACCCACCAGGACCACGACGGCGTGCGGGCCCCCATCGCCGGCGACTCCATCTACAACGGGGCCGACGACAACGCCACGGGCTGCGCGGCGCTGCTGGCCATCATGCGGGCCTTCAAGCAGCAGCCGGGCCGGCGCTCGGCGCTGTTCGTGTACCAGGGCTCGGAGGAGCGCGGGCTGATTGGCTCGACGTACTTCTCGGCCCACCCCACCGTGCCGCAATCCAGCATTATGGCCGTGCTCAACGCCGA
This genomic stretch from Hymenobacter sp. PAMC 26628 harbors:
- a CDS encoding M28 family peptidase, whose translation is MKKIFRTTASVVLAGVALWAPFGATAQKKPAAAKAANAESAIHEADIKRDLFALAGDHYRGREGGTLDELKASVWLVDQIRATGMLPAGDDGTYFQWFNLQRTRLSKSSTLRIGTHEIKLDKEGSVVAPTNASINAPLVYVGTGSPAELAKVDIKGKAVAVQIAGAPTDGISYRRYVFGKFGGQAGELVKAGAVAVVFVSDAASQAVYDHWSHVFERGRYSLPGAASTKVVSTPPVVWLPASAAAWVQQAGQQFSTELKVESFQYPSVNLVAKMPGTDAQLKKEYVLFSTHQDHDGVRAPIAGDSIYNGADDNATGCAALLAIMRAFKQQPGRRSALFVYQGSEERGLIGSTYFSAHPTVPQSSIMAVLNAEMMGRNAPDSAALLGSTPPHMNSSDLVKTALAANQQGPKFKLDTEWDKPTHPEGWYFRSDHLPYARLGIPAIMYTSLLHVDYHTPRDEPSRIDYAKLTKMTQWMYLTGWAVANRTAPPAREPGFKLER